The following proteins are co-located in the Chloroflexia bacterium SDU3-3 genome:
- a CDS encoding glycosyltransferase family 9 protein translates to MRFLRLMLLHALALVARRLARRPSDDPAHILFIKPDHLGDVLLATPALAALRARYPDARITALVGPWSRPMLERSPHIDTLQTCPFPGFERERAQRGPLARLLWPYAVLLRQAALLRAARYDIAIVARDDHWWGAALALLAGVPRRVGFATPECAPLLTDALPWNPAEHVTRQALALVGHLRPPAPGEMLMRTLFRPAPQDIAWADAWLAARLGQRRLVIIQPGTGGAAKHWLDERWAEVGDALAEDDGLLLVMAGGPGEEERAGRIMGAMRQMPLDLVGKTSLGQLAALMARAALVLGVDSGPLHLAAAAGAPTVQIYGPGNERRFGPWGHPGRHTVLRAELWCRPCGVLDACPRGLATPECMAKVPARQLLAAAASSLARETR, encoded by the coding sequence ATGCGCTTTCTCCGCCTGATGCTGCTGCACGCGCTCGCGCTGGTGGCGCGACGCCTCGCCCGCCGCCCGTCCGACGATCCCGCCCACATCCTCTTCATCAAGCCCGACCACCTCGGCGACGTGCTGCTGGCCACCCCGGCGCTGGCCGCGCTGCGCGCGCGCTACCCCGACGCGCGGATCACGGCCCTGGTCGGCCCCTGGTCGCGGCCCATGCTGGAGCGCAGCCCCCACATCGACACGTTGCAGACATGCCCCTTCCCCGGGTTCGAGCGCGAGCGGGCGCAGCGCGGGCCGCTGGCGCGGCTGCTGTGGCCCTATGCCGTGCTGCTGCGCCAGGCCGCGCTGCTGCGCGCCGCCCGCTACGACATCGCGATCGTGGCGCGCGACGACCACTGGTGGGGCGCGGCGCTGGCGCTGCTGGCGGGCGTGCCGCGGCGCGTGGGCTTCGCCACCCCCGAGTGCGCCCCGCTGCTCACCGACGCGCTGCCCTGGAACCCCGCCGAGCACGTGACGCGGCAGGCCCTAGCGCTGGTGGGCCACCTGCGCCCGCCCGCCCCCGGCGAGATGCTGATGCGCACGCTGTTTCGCCCCGCCCCGCAGGACATAGCCTGGGCCGACGCGTGGCTGGCCGCGCGCCTAGGCCAGCGGCGGCTGGTGATCATCCAGCCCGGCACGGGCGGCGCGGCTAAGCACTGGCTCGATGAGCGCTGGGCCGAGGTGGGCGATGCGCTTGCGGAGGATGACGGGCTGCTGCTGGTGATGGCGGGTGGCCCCGGCGAGGAGGAGCGGGCCGGGCGGATCATGGGGGCGATGCGGCAGATGCCGCTGGACCTGGTGGGGAAGACCAGCCTGGGCCAACTGGCGGCGCTGATGGCGCGGGCCGCGCTGGTGCTGGGGGTGGACAGCGGGCCGCTGCACCTGGCGGCGGCGGCGGGCGCGCCCACGGTGCAGATCTACGGCCCCGGCAACGAGCGGCGCTTTGGCCCGTGGGGGCACCCTGGCCGCCACACCGTGCTGCGCGCCGAGCTGTGGTGCAGGCCCTGCGGCGTGCTGGACGCCTGCCCGCGCGGTCTGGCCACGCCCGAGTGCATGGCCAAGGTGCCCGCGCGGCAGCTGCTGGCGGCAGCCGCCAGCAGCCTCGCGCGGGAGACGCGGTAG
- a CDS encoding DUF2029 domain-containing protein — MRTLSTLAVAVAALLLLAAWFTAPIAVDVGERDLRFTADFHDPETFATSLARWTSDRSLLLLPRSARVAQQVLTLRLINARPQGAALPDVRVAVDGRDLGSLPIGPSEARRYMLLLPASAAPGWAQQVQISATPLISPSDPRPLGVVVDWASAAPLGGGLPSPWALGLIALLAALAYALPRRAGLGHGLAGGVAAAALLALAAAAWQRPNEVLPFLPRVAALLGIGVLGVSLARALAPPERAGRGWSVAGRDLPLYLAVAPWMGPLFQWFETWDGAEGVTPPPATAVVLAGVALAFAGVGVWAFATRPAGQRLALVRRWALPIFAVAGLCHLGTMLQFSLTRSGPDFWILFKGARDWARGGSLYNLQDVVTNHFGSVFKVPPFYGMLFVPFVFQDGTLVLLGHRILNIVILAATMVVWYRIWGIRVASVLGGAMLVLFNFRPLADTVAFGQIDLVLLLTLTMALWALRGERDLLAGVLVALGTLFKIYPVLLLAFFVVKRSWKGLLGFALGMLLFNGLAVAVMGWEMHRIYLFEVFPKIGGTTSWVENQTVSGMVARLVEPPNKSLIFHQPLFSLAATLISGLIGLVACLLSLPHAERRSPEFALQYGQFLLAMVLVVPAAWMHYETLLVIPFATLVIYFLPRRLPLPQAALLALSFGLISYGNQWSYYTGKVMGVLTVAGVSYKGYGMLLLGALLASVLAPRALALLRAWRAGRAGLAAPPRHTLAADR, encoded by the coding sequence ATGAGAACACTTTCTACCCTTGCCGTGGCGGTGGCCGCGCTGCTGCTGCTGGCCGCCTGGTTCACCGCGCCGATCGCGGTGGATGTGGGCGAGCGCGACCTGCGCTTCACCGCCGATTTCCACGACCCCGAGACCTTCGCTACGAGCCTCGCTCGTTGGACGAGCGACCGCTCGCTGTTGTTGCTGCCGCGCTCGGCGCGGGTGGCCCAGCAGGTGCTGACGCTACGGCTGATCAACGCCCGCCCCCAGGGCGCGGCGCTGCCCGATGTGCGCGTGGCGGTGGATGGCCGCGATCTGGGCAGCCTGCCGATCGGCCCGAGCGAGGCGCGCCGCTATATGCTGCTGCTGCCCGCTAGCGCCGCGCCGGGCTGGGCGCAGCAGGTGCAGATCAGCGCCACCCCGCTGATCTCGCCCAGCGACCCACGCCCGCTGGGGGTGGTGGTGGACTGGGCCAGCGCCGCGCCGCTGGGCGGCGGCCTGCCCAGCCCATGGGCGCTGGGCCTGATCGCGCTGCTGGCCGCGCTGGCCTACGCGCTGCCGCGCCGCGCTGGCCTGGGCCACGGGCTGGCGGGCGGCGTGGCGGCGGCGGCGCTGCTGGCGCTGGCCGCCGCCGCGTGGCAAAGGCCCAACGAGGTGCTGCCCTTCCTGCCCCGCGTGGCGGCGCTGCTGGGCATTGGGGTGCTGGGGGTGAGCCTGGCCCGCGCCCTGGCCCCGCCCGAGCGCGCCGGGCGCGGCTGGTCGGTCGCCGGGCGCGACCTGCCGCTGTACCTGGCGGTTGCGCCGTGGATGGGGCCGCTGTTCCAGTGGTTTGAGACCTGGGACGGGGCCGAGGGCGTGACGCCGCCGCCCGCCACCGCCGTGGTGCTGGCCGGGGTGGCCCTGGCCTTCGCTGGGGTGGGCGTGTGGGCCTTTGCCACGCGGCCCGCTGGCCAGCGCCTAGCCCTGGTGCGGCGCTGGGCGCTGCCGATCTTCGCGGTGGCCGGGCTGTGCCACCTGGGCACCATGCTGCAGTTCTCGCTGACCCGCAGCGGCCCCGACTTCTGGATCTTGTTCAAGGGCGCGCGCGACTGGGCCAGGGGCGGCTCGCTCTACAACCTGCAGGATGTGGTGACCAACCACTTCGGCAGCGTGTTCAAGGTGCCGCCGTTCTACGGCATGCTGTTCGTGCCCTTCGTGTTCCAGGATGGCACGCTGGTGCTGCTGGGCCACCGCATCCTCAACATCGTGATCCTGGCCGCCACCATGGTGGTGTGGTATCGCATCTGGGGCATCCGCGTGGCTAGCGTGCTGGGTGGGGCCATGCTGGTGCTGTTCAACTTCCGCCCGCTGGCCGACACCGTGGCCTTTGGCCAGATCGACTTGGTGCTGCTGCTGACGCTCACGATGGCGCTGTGGGCGCTGCGCGGCGAGCGCGACCTGCTGGCCGGGGTGCTGGTGGCGCTGGGCACCCTGTTCAAGATCTACCCGGTGCTGCTGCTGGCCTTCTTTGTGGTGAAGCGCAGCTGGAAGGGCCTGCTGGGCTTCGCGCTGGGCATGCTGCTGTTCAACGGCCTGGCCGTGGCGGTGATGGGCTGGGAGATGCACCGGATCTACCTGTTCGAGGTCTTCCCCAAGATCGGCGGCACCACATCCTGGGTGGAAAATCAGACCGTCAGCGGCATGGTGGCCCGGCTGGTCGAGCCGCCCAACAAGTCGCTGATCTTCCACCAGCCGCTGTTCTCGCTGGCGGCCACGCTGATCTCGGGCCTGATCGGGCTGGTCGCCTGCCTGCTGTCGCTGCCCCACGCCGAGCGCCGCTCGCCCGAGTTTGCGCTGCAGTACGGCCAGTTCCTGCTGGCGATGGTGCTGGTGGTGCCCGCCGCCTGGATGCACTACGAGACGCTGCTGGTCATCCCCTTCGCCACGCTGGTGATCTACTTCCTGCCGCGCCGCCTGCCGCTGCCCCAGGCCGCGCTGCTGGCGCTGAGCTTCGGGCTGATCAGCTATGGCAACCAGTGGAGCTACTACACCGGCAAGGTGATGGGCGTGCTGACGGTGGCGGGGGTGTCGTACAAGGGCTACGGCATGCTGCTGCTGGGCGCGCTGCTGGCCAGCGTGCTCGCGCCGCGCGCCCTGGCGCTGCTGCGCGCGTGGCGGGCTGGCCGCGCCGGGCTGGCCGCGCCGCCCCGGCACACGCTGGCCGCCGATCGCTAG
- a CDS encoding response regulator transcription factor yields the protein MIRVVVVDDHPIVRHGLVSLLEQKPDIDLVGEAADGAEAVQVILAAQPDVVLLDLRMPIMSGVDVMRHAREHGSTARFLVLTTYDSDEYIGPAISAGAQGYLLKDSEPDELLQAIRSLVRGGAALESSIAARLLERVTQPHEEESLSARELDVLRLLVSGASNKAIAVRLMLSENTVRSHVSHILQKLNAQSRGEAVAIALRRGLVPVDQA from the coding sequence GTGATTCGCGTTGTAGTTGTCGATGACCACCCGATCGTCCGCCATGGCCTCGTCTCGCTGCTTGAGCAAAAGCCCGATATCGATCTGGTCGGCGAGGCCGCCGATGGGGCCGAGGCGGTGCAGGTCATCCTGGCCGCCCAGCCCGACGTGGTGCTGCTCGACCTGCGCATGCCGATCATGAGCGGGGTGGATGTGATGCGCCACGCCCGCGAGCACGGCAGCACCGCCCGCTTCCTCGTGCTCACCACCTACGACTCCGACGAGTACATCGGCCCCGCGATCAGCGCGGGCGCGCAGGGCTACCTGCTGAAGGACTCGGAGCCGGACGAGCTGCTGCAGGCCATCCGCTCGCTGGTGCGCGGCGGGGCCGCCCTTGAGTCGAGCATCGCCGCGCGGCTGCTGGAGCGCGTGACCCAGCCGCACGAGGAGGAGAGCCTCTCGGCGCGCGAGCTGGATGTGCTGCGGCTGCTGGTGTCGGGGGCAAGCAACAAGGCGATCGCGGTGCGCCTGATGCTCTCGGAGAACACAGTGCGCTCGCACGTGAGCCACATCCTGCAAAAGCTCAACGCCCAGAGCCGGGGCGAGGCGGTGGCGATCGCGCTGCGGCGCGGGCTGGTGCCGGTGGACCAGGCCTAG
- a CDS encoding glycosyltransferase family 4 protein, whose protein sequence is MVHTILMIAPTSFFADYGNHIRIWQEAQALQKRGHRVVLTTYHNGDDMPGLEIHRSWDVPWIKRAMVGSSRHKIYLDMALSYRALDVALRVRPTIIHAHIHEGALIGAALRRITGLPMVFDFQGSLTSEMLDHGFLKSKRGMAYQPLWHLERWINRQADALITSSHNAAELLRRDFGFPEERLYTVIDGINTDRFRPSDGSAAWDSERRYLRAVLGIPEGRKVVVYLGVLAPYQGIDALMEAAQQIIQRQPDTHFLIMGYPGVDRYRALAESLGLADHVTLPGRILYRDAHAYLSLGDVAVAPKMSETEGSGKIPNYMAMGLPVVTFDTPVSREYLGDLGIYARFGSVDDLADKIAQALADPERAGRLGALGRQKAVHDLSSDRAGPEIEAVYEAAIANRARASRRSHKAAAGEPGRAVERH, encoded by the coding sequence GTGGTGCACACCATTCTCATGATCGCCCCAACCAGCTTCTTCGCCGACTACGGGAACCATATACGGATCTGGCAGGAGGCGCAGGCGCTGCAGAAGCGTGGGCACAGGGTGGTGCTGACAACCTACCATAACGGCGACGATATGCCGGGGCTGGAGATCCACCGCTCGTGGGATGTGCCCTGGATCAAGCGCGCCATGGTCGGCTCGTCGCGCCACAAGATCTACCTCGACATGGCGCTCTCGTACCGCGCGCTGGATGTGGCGCTGCGCGTGCGGCCCACCATCATTCACGCCCACATCCACGAGGGCGCGCTGATCGGCGCTGCGCTGCGGCGGATCACCGGCCTGCCTATGGTCTTCGACTTCCAGGGCAGCCTCACATCCGAGATGCTCGACCACGGCTTTCTGAAGAGCAAGCGCGGCATGGCCTACCAGCCGCTCTGGCACCTGGAGCGCTGGATCAACCGCCAGGCCGACGCCCTGATCACATCCAGCCACAACGCCGCCGAGCTGCTGCGCCGCGACTTCGGCTTCCCCGAGGAGCGGCTCTACACCGTGATCGACGGCATCAACACCGACCGCTTCCGCCCGTCCGACGGCAGCGCGGCCTGGGACAGCGAGCGGCGCTACCTGCGGGCCGTGCTGGGCATCCCCGAGGGCCGCAAGGTGGTGGTCTACCTGGGCGTGCTGGCCCCCTACCAGGGCATCGATGCGCTGATGGAGGCGGCCCAGCAGATCATCCAGCGCCAGCCCGACACGCACTTCCTGATCATGGGCTACCCAGGGGTGGATCGCTACCGCGCGCTGGCCGAGTCGCTGGGGCTGGCCGACCACGTGACGCTGCCGGGGCGCATCCTGTACCGCGATGCCCACGCCTACCTGTCGCTGGGCGATGTGGCCGTGGCCCCCAAGATGAGCGAGACCGAGGGCAGCGGCAAGATCCCTAACTACATGGCCATGGGACTGCCGGTCGTCACCTTCGACACGCCGGTGAGCCGCGAGTACCTGGGCGATCTGGGCATCTACGCCCGCTTCGGCAGCGTGGATGATCTGGCCGACAAGATCGCGCAGGCCCTGGCCGACCCCGAGCGGGCCGGGCGGCTGGGCGCGCTGGGCCGCCAGAAAGCGGTGCACGACCTCTCCAGCGACCGCGCCGGCCCCGAGATCGAGGCGGTGTATGAGGCGGCGATCGCCAACCGCGCGCGCGCCAGCCGCCGCAGCCACAAGGCAGCCGCAGGCGAGCCAGGGCGGGCGGTCGAGCGGCACTAG
- a CDS encoding sensor histidine kinase, translated as MKEAMMHLANIDEERDRRSALLLRTLPLSLIPTILCIAIALFIRMRLTPIDSDAIANPARLEINLLSVLAVVIILACSQVMLVRLGRPTVSATIFIGAWTLVTTILTIENGISSFWPAMMLLPICAAGILLDGLASTFLALLASFLVVCFAGMELHGAPLHSMIYPPMPDRMRPIFAASFWVAIFWVIAGLTGMLARGFRHALAQSREKAEELRRLSSELEERVAAQTAELARRAERAEVLYEVSRALATTLDLAKTLDLIARRAAKLLRFDMALILMVDEEELQLSIIGSYNAPTQLGTIIDIKRSDMIAVCHSQPFVIPIKETAALILPMHSPDGSQGYLALIAADGSAERSPDDLALAEGLADQAVIAITNAQLITQLRENATLEERTRLAREIHDTIAQELTGIVVQLSAAKGIYESEPAKAGPHLELARKMAREALAEARRSVWNLRTPTLERATLAEALAALASQSSGEATRITFEQRGQPWSIPYSAESALLRVAQESLANVAKHAQASAAQITLDYRDDGLSLCISDDGVGIDTLRHRARPVPSISGGFGIIGMRERLEALGGRLDVTSQQGTQVRAWLPRQARPSLIEPMLQPAAPALQLAFSDHV; from the coding sequence ATGAAAGAAGCCATGATGCACCTCGCCAACATTGATGAAGAGCGCGACCGCCGCAGCGCCCTGCTCCTACGCACCCTGCCGCTCTCGCTCATACCCACCATCCTCTGCATTGCCATCGCGCTGTTTATCCGCATGCGGCTCACGCCGATCGACAGCGACGCCATCGCCAACCCCGCGCGGCTTGAGATCAACCTGCTGAGCGTGCTGGCCGTCGTGATCATCCTGGCCTGCTCGCAGGTGATGCTGGTGCGCCTAGGCAGGCCCACGGTCTCGGCCACCATCTTCATCGGCGCGTGGACTCTGGTGACGACCATCCTGACCATCGAGAACGGTATCTCGTCGTTCTGGCCCGCCATGATGCTGCTGCCGATCTGCGCCGCCGGTATTTTGCTGGATGGCCTAGCCAGCACCTTCCTGGCGCTGCTGGCATCCTTCCTGGTGGTCTGCTTCGCCGGCATGGAGCTGCACGGCGCGCCGCTGCACAGCATGATCTACCCGCCCATGCCCGACCGCATGCGCCCGATCTTCGCCGCCAGCTTCTGGGTGGCGATCTTCTGGGTGATCGCCGGGCTGACCGGCATGCTGGCCAGGGGCTTCCGCCACGCCCTGGCCCAGAGCCGCGAGAAGGCCGAGGAGCTGCGCCGCCTGAGCAGCGAGCTAGAGGAGCGCGTGGCCGCCCAGACCGCCGAGCTGGCCCGCCGCGCCGAGCGCGCCGAGGTGCTCTACGAGGTCAGCCGCGCGCTGGCCACCACCCTCGATCTGGCCAAGACGCTCGACCTGATTGCGCGGCGGGCCGCCAAGCTGCTGCGCTTCGATATGGCGCTCATCCTGATGGTGGATGAGGAGGAGCTGCAGCTCTCGATCATCGGCTCGTACAACGCGCCCACCCAGCTGGGCACGATCATCGATATCAAGCGCAGCGACATGATCGCGGTCTGCCACAGCCAGCCCTTCGTCATCCCGATCAAGGAGACCGCCGCGCTCATCCTGCCCATGCACTCCCCCGACGGCAGCCAGGGCTACCTGGCGCTGATCGCCGCCGACGGCAGCGCCGAGCGCAGCCCCGACGACCTAGCCCTGGCCGAGGGGCTGGCCGACCAGGCCGTGATCGCCATCACCAACGCCCAGCTGATCACCCAGCTGCGCGAGAACGCCACGCTGGAGGAGCGCACCCGGCTGGCCCGCGAGATCCACGACACCATCGCCCAGGAGCTGACCGGCATCGTGGTGCAGCTGAGCGCGGCCAAGGGCATCTACGAGAGCGAGCCAGCCAAGGCCGGGCCGCACCTTGAGCTGGCCCGCAAGATGGCCCGCGAGGCCCTGGCCGAGGCCCGCCGCTCGGTGTGGAACCTGCGCACACCCACGCTTGAGCGCGCCACGCTGGCCGAGGCCCTGGCCGCCCTGGCCAGCCAGTCCAGCGGCGAGGCCACACGCATCACCTTCGAGCAGCGCGGCCAGCCGTGGAGCATCCCCTACAGCGCCGAGTCGGCGCTGCTGCGCGTGGCCCAGGAGTCCCTGGCCAACGTGGCCAAGCACGCCCAGGCCAGCGCCGCCCAGATCACGCTCGACTACCGCGACGATGGCCTCTCGCTCTGCATCAGCGACGACGGCGTGGGCATCGACACCCTACGGCACCGCGCGCGGCCCGTGCCCAGCATCAGCGGCGGGTTTGGCATCATCGGCATGCGCGAGCGGCTGGAGGCGCTGGGCGGCAGGCTGGATGTGACCAGCCAGCAGGGCACCCAGGTGCGCGCGTGGCTGCCCCGCCAGGCCCGCCCCAGCCTGATCGAGCCGATGCTGCAGCCCGCCGCGCCAGCGCTGCAGTTGGCCTTCTCAGATCATGTATGA
- the rpmG gene encoding 50S ribosomal protein L33, with translation MASKKGNRIVIKLRSSESGHMYTSMKNRKNDPNRLELKRYDPLVRRHVLYRESK, from the coding sequence ATGGCGAGCAAGAAGGGCAACCGCATCGTTATCAAGCTCCGCAGCTCGGAGAGCGGTCATATGTACACCAGCATGAAGAACCGCAAGAATGATCCGAACCGCCTTGAGCTGAAGCGCTACGATCCGCTGGTTCGGCGGCACGTGCTGTACCGCGAGTCGAAGTAA
- a CDS encoding glycosyl transferase — MNQPLTSSRGATFRPSQVWLWCALLLVAALLPRCWGLADYFTIDEGYHWIQRVRLFSEALADQKWSATYLTGHPGVTTTWLGSLGRALAAAWGVPDDRAAGATTAYLAMLRLPLAVLNGLVVVPGYLLLRRLLAEPVALLAAFLWALAPFIVGFDRLLHVDGLTTSFASLSILLLLVALLPGAARTGRGRWLALIGSGCCAGLAVLSKSSGLVLLPWAGLAMAAFVLAERRGWLAWVRDVAAMYLAWLAAAALTFWACWPAMWVAPWASFMGVIDEAINNGGQPHASGNFFLGVPVPDPGGLFYIAVVLWRSDPITLLGLLGFAGVLVWRLLAWRRRAPAPAWWLRDRWVLGALCGAILLFGLALSIAAKKFDRYSLPAWPALEVLAAYGLVAIWRWLAGLLGPRVAALRGRAAAWAAGALAVLSVALGDLSHQPYYMSYYNPALGGGAVAQHVLLIGWGEGMEHIGAWLQQRPDFERGAVLSWIPPTLAPFLPRGFPLYDIRTTTIHQPDPMPNYAVLYERAAMREETPEPEAYVRQTPPLYTLEMFGIPYATIHQLPRPYETPLAATFDGGALALRGYTLKRDGATLSVWPSWDVRRDQPGGVMLFLHVLNERGERVGQIDAAVDEGMFPTWQRGQQFGITLPIGLPADLPAGEYRVVMGLYRESGRLAVDAGALPEAVDGPNAIQLATFTVGQ; from the coding sequence ATGAATCAACCTTTGACCTCTTCTCGCGGGGCCACGTTTCGCCCATCCCAGGTCTGGCTGTGGTGCGCCCTGCTGCTGGTCGCGGCCCTGCTGCCGCGCTGCTGGGGCCTGGCCGACTACTTTACGATCGACGAGGGCTACCACTGGATCCAGCGGGTGCGCCTGTTCAGCGAGGCGCTGGCCGACCAAAAGTGGAGCGCGACCTACCTGACCGGCCACCCCGGTGTGACGACCACGTGGCTGGGTAGCCTGGGCCGCGCGCTGGCCGCCGCCTGGGGTGTGCCCGACGACCGCGCCGCCGGTGCCACCACGGCCTACCTGGCCATGCTGCGGCTGCCGCTGGCGGTGCTCAACGGGCTGGTGGTGGTGCCGGGCTACCTGCTGCTGCGCAGGCTGCTGGCCGAGCCGGTGGCGCTGCTGGCCGCCTTCCTGTGGGCGCTGGCCCCGTTCATCGTGGGCTTCGACCGCCTGCTGCACGTGGATGGGCTGACCACCTCGTTTGCCAGCCTGAGCATACTGCTGCTGCTGGTGGCGCTGTTGCCGGGGGCCGCGCGCACGGGCCGGGGGCGCTGGCTGGCGCTGATCGGATCGGGCTGCTGCGCCGGGCTGGCGGTGCTCAGCAAGTCGTCGGGGCTGGTGCTGCTGCCCTGGGCTGGCCTGGCCATGGCCGCCTTCGTGCTGGCCGAGCGGCGCGGCTGGCTGGCCTGGGTGCGCGATGTGGCCGCCATGTATCTGGCCTGGCTGGCGGCGGCGGCGCTGACCTTCTGGGCCTGCTGGCCGGCCATGTGGGTCGCGCCGTGGGCCAGCTTCATGGGCGTGATCGACGAGGCGATCAACAACGGCGGCCAGCCGCACGCCTCGGGCAACTTCTTCCTGGGCGTGCCGGTGCCCGACCCCGGCGGGCTGTTCTATATCGCCGTGGTGCTGTGGCGCAGCGACCCGATCACGCTGCTGGGGCTGCTGGGCTTCGCGGGCGTGCTGGTATGGCGGCTGCTGGCCTGGCGGCGGCGCGCGCCCGCGCCCGCGTGGTGGCTGCGCGACCGCTGGGTGCTGGGGGCGCTGTGCGGCGCCATCCTGCTGTTCGGCCTGGCGCTGAGCATCGCGGCCAAGAAGTTCGACCGCTACTCGCTGCCCGCGTGGCCCGCGCTAGAGGTGCTGGCGGCCTACGGGCTGGTGGCGATCTGGCGCTGGCTGGCCGGGCTGCTCGGCCCGCGCGTGGCGGCGCTGCGCGGGCGGGCGGCGGCCTGGGCGGCGGGCGCGCTGGCCGTGCTCAGCGTGGCGCTGGGCGATCTCTCGCACCAGCCCTACTATATGTCCTACTACAACCCCGCGCTGGGCGGCGGCGCGGTGGCCCAGCACGTGCTGCTGATCGGCTGGGGCGAGGGTATGGAGCATATCGGCGCGTGGCTGCAGCAGCGCCCCGACTTCGAGCGCGGCGCGGTGCTCTCGTGGATCCCGCCCACGCTCGCGCCCTTCCTGCCGCGCGGCTTCCCGCTGTACGACATCCGCACCACCACCATCCACCAGCCCGACCCTATGCCAAACTACGCGGTGCTCTACGAGCGGGCCGCCATGCGCGAGGAGACGCCCGAGCCAGAGGCGTACGTGCGCCAGACGCCGCCGCTGTATACGCTGGAGATGTTCGGCATCCCCTACGCCACCATCCACCAGCTGCCGCGCCCCTATGAGACGCCGCTGGCCGCCACATTCGACGGCGGCGCGCTGGCCCTGCGCGGCTACACGCTCAAGCGCGACGGCGCGACGCTGTCGGTCTGGCCGTCGTGGGATGTGCGCCGCGACCAGCCGGGTGGCGTGATGTTGTTTCTGCACGTGCTGAACGAGCGGGGCGAGCGGGTGGGCCAGATCGACGCGGCGGTGGACGAGGGCATGTTCCCCACGTGGCAGCGCGGCCAGCAGTTTGGCATCACGCTGCCGATCGGCCTGCCCGCCGACCTGCCTGCGGGCGAGTACCGCGTGGTGATGGGCCTCTACCGCGAGAGCGGGCGGCTGGCGGTGGATGCGGGCGCGCTGCCCGAGGCGGTGGATGGGCCAAACGCTATCCAGCTTGCAACCTTCACGGTCGGCCAATGA
- a CDS encoding glycosyltransferase family 2 protein, with protein sequence MIAELNHSEQALIAATPRPAISVVVPIYNEEESIPSLYTRLTEALTELGRPYEIVAVDDGSRDRSYQLLAELAAKDERLKVIRFRRNFGQTPAFSAGFDHASGEVVITIDADLQNDPKDIGLLMEKVDEGYDVVSGWRANRQDAFINRTLPSRIANWLISRVTGVHLHDFGCSLKAYRAEIVRDIHLYGELHRFIPAIASWQGVSVTEIPVNHSARQFGKSKYGIDRTIRVILDLITVRFLLQFGTRPMQIFGLFGITSGVVGFVIAAYLTLVKIFTQQSIGDRPLLLLAVLLIVIGVQFISLGLIGELVIRSYYEAQNKPIYVVREKLNTAG encoded by the coding sequence ATGATTGCAGAACTGAACCATTCCGAGCAAGCGCTGATCGCCGCCACCCCCAGGCCCGCCATCTCGGTGGTGGTGCCGATCTACAACGAGGAGGAGTCCATCCCCTCGCTCTACACGCGGCTCACCGAGGCCCTCACCGAGCTTGGCAGGCCCTACGAGATCGTGGCCGTGGATGACGGCAGCCGCGACCGCAGCTACCAGCTGCTGGCCGAGCTGGCCGCCAAAGACGAGCGGCTCAAGGTCATCCGCTTCCGCCGCAACTTCGGCCAGACGCCCGCCTTCTCCGCCGGGTTCGACCACGCCAGCGGCGAGGTGGTGATCACCATCGATGCCGACCTGCAGAACGACCCCAAGGACATCGGGCTGCTGATGGAGAAGGTGGATGAGGGCTACGACGTGGTGAGCGGCTGGCGTGCCAACCGCCAGGATGCCTTCATCAACCGCACGCTGCCCTCGCGCATCGCCAACTGGCTGATCTCGCGCGTCACCGGCGTGCATCTGCACGACTTCGGCTGCTCGCTCAAGGCCTACCGCGCCGAGATCGTGCGCGACATCCATCTCTACGGCGAGCTGCACCGCTTCATCCCGGCCATCGCCAGCTGGCAGGGCGTCTCCGTCACCGAGATCCCGGTCAACCACTCGGCCCGCCAGTTCGGCAAGTCGAAGTACGGCATCGACCGCACGATCCGCGTCATCCTTGACCTAATCACCGTGCGTTTCCTGCTGCAGTTCGGCACTCGGCCCATGCAGATCTTCGGCCTGTTCGGCATCACATCCGGCGTGGTCGGCTTCGTGATCGCCGCCTACCTGACTCTGGTCAAGATCTTCACCCAGCAGTCGATCGGCGACCGACCGCTGCTGCTGCTGGCCGTGCTGCTGATTGTGATCGGCGTGCAGTTCATCAGCCTGGGCCTGATCGGCGAGCTGGTGATCCGCAGCTACTACGAGGCGCAGAACAAGCCGATCTACGTGGTGCGCGAGAAGCTCAACACCGCTGGCTAG